In Vibrio celticus, one genomic interval encodes:
- a CDS encoding methyl-accepting chemotaxis protein: MFKKLSLKNKLAISASMAIILGGILVEALSFRASLQRLDTEVEQRLEGASASYNQYVSDWILSKERALTSLSKESKQESLVTHLKQVRDSASFDNVFLAFPDGSQKNANGVVLPPGNDDPRLWGWYTNAVANPSKVFMDNPTVAAATGANVVSLGTAMQLHGQQVVLGADVEITDILNSLEQVILPGEGYMFIATNKGTVYTHPDTKLLNKNISSLGLDFADVQKALTSGKDTSIELNGSDYVLYARAIDGTSLITVSVVNHDSLVAPLFDAVIGQVLVTLLVVIVCTILFNLLCTILFRPLNHVSQALAQIANGSGDLTQRIHVENQDEVGELAHNFNTFVGSLQQLIGHIRGQSEQLNSQSEQSAQRANRSVDELNHQQQEITMVATAVTEMASATQEIASHAEQTAKAAQDSATSTNSGHALVVDTKGSINNLANEVNEAGNVISELNKHAQEISTVLATIQGIAEQTNLLALNAAIEAARAGEQGRGFAVVADEVRVLSQRTHSSTEEIKSTIDILQRTTAQAVELMESSSKLAIHSVEDADRASHALEEINSAVALISDMATQIATAAEEQTHVTGEITQNITTIKDVTDHLVVGAQDSLTESNELKSQAAGLSDKVAIFKLA, from the coding sequence ATGTTCAAGAAACTCTCGCTTAAAAATAAACTGGCGATTTCAGCCAGTATGGCCATTATCCTGGGGGGGATTTTGGTCGAGGCATTGTCTTTTCGTGCTTCACTGCAACGGTTGGATACAGAAGTTGAACAGCGCTTAGAAGGTGCATCGGCTTCTTACAATCAATATGTATCGGATTGGATCTTATCCAAAGAGCGTGCGCTTACTTCTCTTTCGAAAGAATCCAAACAAGAAAGCTTGGTGACTCACCTAAAACAGGTTCGTGATTCAGCCTCTTTTGATAATGTCTTCTTGGCGTTTCCTGACGGTTCGCAAAAGAACGCGAATGGAGTTGTTCTTCCGCCGGGCAATGATGATCCTCGTTTGTGGGGTTGGTACACCAATGCGGTTGCGAACCCAAGTAAGGTGTTCATGGATAACCCAACGGTTGCAGCTGCAACTGGAGCGAATGTTGTGTCGCTGGGTACTGCCATGCAATTACATGGTCAACAGGTTGTGTTAGGTGCGGATGTTGAAATTACCGACATTCTTAATAGCCTAGAGCAAGTGATTCTTCCAGGTGAAGGTTACATGTTCATCGCGACCAATAAAGGCACGGTTTATACGCACCCTGACACCAAGTTACTGAACAAAAATATCAGCTCACTTGGGTTAGATTTTGCGGATGTACAAAAGGCGCTGACTAGCGGTAAAGACACTTCTATCGAGTTGAACGGCAGCGACTATGTTTTGTACGCACGTGCGATTGATGGAACGAGCCTGATTACTGTGAGTGTTGTTAACCATGATTCATTGGTTGCGCCACTATTTGATGCAGTGATTGGTCAAGTGTTGGTGACGCTACTTGTGGTGATCGTATGTACCATACTGTTTAACCTGCTGTGTACGATTCTATTCCGTCCGTTGAACCACGTATCTCAAGCACTGGCGCAAATCGCGAATGGTAGCGGTGATTTAACTCAACGCATTCATGTTGAAAACCAAGATGAAGTGGGTGAGTTGGCTCATAACTTCAATACCTTTGTTGGAAGTTTACAGCAGTTGATTGGCCATATCCGTGGTCAGTCAGAACAGCTAAACAGTCAGTCAGAGCAAAGTGCTCAGCGTGCGAACCGTTCGGTGGATGAGCTTAATCATCAGCAGCAAGAAATCACTATGGTCGCGACGGCCGTAACTGAAATGGCGAGCGCCACGCAAGAGATTGCATCGCATGCCGAGCAAACAGCAAAAGCGGCGCAAGATTCAGCGACAAGCACTAACAGCGGTCACGCTCTGGTTGTGGATACCAAAGGTTCAATCAATAACCTAGCTAATGAAGTGAACGAAGCGGGTAACGTGATCAGCGAGCTCAACAAGCATGCTCAAGAGATCTCGACTGTACTCGCAACGATTCAAGGCATTGCAGAGCAAACCAACTTACTTGCTTTGAATGCTGCGATTGAAGCGGCTCGTGCTGGCGAACAAGGTCGTGGCTTTGCTGTGGTAGCGGATGAAGTACGTGTGCTTTCGCAGCGCACTCACTCTTCAACAGAAGAGATCAAATCAACGATTGATATCCTACAGCGCACGACAGCTCAAGCGGTTGAGCTGATGGAAAGCAGTTCTAAACTGGCGATACATTCAGTAGAAGATGCCGACAGAGCTTCTCATGCGCTTGAAGAGATCAACTCGGCGGTGGCTTTGATCAGTGATATGGCGACTCAAATCGCGACGGCTGCTGAAGAGCAAACACACGTGACGGGTGAAATTACCCAAAACATTACGACCATTAAAGATGTTACTGACCATCTAGTTGTGGGCGCACAGGACAGCTTAACTGAGTCGAACGAACTTAAGAGCCAAGCCGCTGGTTTAAGTGATAAAGTGGCGATTTTTAAGCTTGCTTAA
- a CDS encoding ACT domain-containing protein, with amino-acid sequence MAAITDLDLLLKSMSPELIDGSYVFCTVDGALADYVELNPISTFREKEGLTLVLEEDVATKAQLDFDGVFSLITLSVHSSLEAVGLTAAFATKLGSYGISANVVAGYYHDHIFVQKDKAETAMSALKEFSEADE; translated from the coding sequence ATGGCTGCCATTACCGACCTAGACCTTCTACTGAAATCCATGTCACCAGAATTAATCGACGGGAGCTATGTTTTTTGCACTGTCGACGGAGCGTTAGCAGACTATGTTGAGCTCAATCCAATCTCGACTTTTCGTGAAAAAGAAGGTTTAACGCTGGTTCTTGAAGAAGATGTTGCGACCAAAGCTCAGTTAGACTTCGACGGCGTATTTAGCCTGATCACTTTATCAGTACATTCGAGCCTTGAAGCGGTTGGATTAACGGCTGCGTTTGCGACTAAGCTAGGCTCGTACGGCATTAGCGCTAACGTTGTTGCAGGCTACTATCACGACCACATCTTCGTTCAAAAAGACAAAGCAGAAACTGCAATGAGTGCGCTGAAAGAGTTTTCAGAAGCGGATGAGTAA
- a CDS encoding LysR family transcriptional regulator: MDKLEAMNVFVTIVERGSLSAAAEHLDLSRTKVTRYLGELETWMDTRLLHRTTRRLSLTSAGKETLEVARELLALETSLAGIRNQNREHLKGQLRITASYSIVDSFLMDVISRFIAKWPEVSIDIISTDQTVNLVESRIDLAIRITNELTPNIVAKQIGECRSVICASPQYLKEKGTPTEAQDLAHHNCLSFSYFGKTAWTFNGPNGLESVPIKGNISANTSEVLLSATLKGNGICLLPFPSVETLMRDGLLVPLLSEWQPKTLGVHAIYGTRKQVTPLLRAFIDHLSDEMEQSTSW, encoded by the coding sequence ATGGATAAACTCGAGGCAATGAATGTCTTTGTCACCATAGTGGAACGTGGCAGTTTGAGCGCAGCTGCAGAGCACCTTGATCTCTCTCGAACCAAGGTCACTCGCTATTTGGGTGAGTTAGAAACATGGATGGACACACGCTTGCTTCACAGAACAACACGAAGATTGAGTTTAACCAGCGCAGGTAAAGAAACACTTGAGGTCGCCAGAGAACTTTTGGCACTGGAAACATCCCTAGCTGGAATCAGAAACCAAAACCGAGAGCATTTAAAAGGTCAGCTGCGTATTACTGCGAGCTACTCGATTGTCGATAGCTTCTTGATGGACGTGATCAGTCGCTTCATCGCCAAATGGCCAGAGGTTTCTATCGACATTATCTCGACTGATCAGACCGTCAATCTGGTTGAGTCACGCATCGATTTAGCAATTCGCATAACCAACGAACTCACGCCCAATATTGTCGCCAAGCAGATCGGTGAATGCCGCTCCGTGATTTGCGCATCGCCTCAATATCTAAAAGAGAAAGGCACACCCACAGAAGCCCAAGATCTAGCGCACCACAACTGTTTATCGTTCAGTTACTTTGGCAAAACCGCCTGGACGTTCAATGGCCCCAATGGGCTGGAATCAGTTCCGATTAAAGGGAATATCAGTGCAAACACCTCAGAGGTTCTGCTTTCTGCCACACTCAAAGGCAACGGTATCTGCTTACTGCCCTTCCCTTCAGTGGAAACCTTGATGCGTGATGGTCTATTAGTGCCACTGCTTTCTGAATGGCAACCTAAAACGCTCGGTGTTCATGCTATTTATGGAACGCGTAAACAAGTCACACCGCTGTTAAGAGCCTTTATCGACCATTTATCTGACGAGATGGAACAATCGACAAGTTGGTAG
- a CDS encoding Vmh family MBL fold metallo-hydrolase: MNTLSKNLLSKSMLLGTISLGTVLASSVALAADLNITHYNPGENAIFPASSVLVSGEKEVILFDAQFSVADGQNLVEQIKATGKKLSMIYISSGDPDYYFGLEPIVSAFPNVKVVASEAVVAHIKRTKDAKLEYWGPILEDNAPYKVIVPMVMNDTTLSIEGETIEVKEINTHQAYLWVPSEKTVFGGVSVYSGVHVWMADTASKEIRSQWSQSLERMKALEPEVVIPGHYLGEMPTGINAVHFTQDYVADIEKALASKSNPTSVEISDYMKKAYPKFEATEGDLELGAKVLSGEMVWH, encoded by the coding sequence ATGAATACATTATCGAAAAACCTGTTATCAAAAAGCATGCTTTTAGGAACCATAAGCCTAGGAACGGTGCTGGCATCAAGTGTTGCTTTAGCTGCGGATCTGAATATCACTCACTATAACCCCGGCGAGAACGCGATATTCCCTGCAAGCTCGGTATTGGTTTCGGGTGAGAAAGAAGTGATTCTGTTTGATGCGCAATTTAGTGTGGCTGATGGACAAAATCTGGTGGAGCAAATCAAAGCTACAGGCAAAAAATTATCGATGATTTACATCAGCAGCGGTGACCCTGATTACTACTTTGGTTTGGAACCGATAGTTTCGGCATTTCCTAACGTTAAAGTCGTTGCCAGTGAAGCCGTTGTCGCGCATATCAAACGCACCAAAGATGCAAAGCTTGAATACTGGGGGCCTATATTAGAAGACAACGCGCCCTATAAGGTGATTGTTCCAATGGTGATGAACGACACAACATTAAGCATCGAAGGTGAAACTATCGAAGTGAAAGAGATAAATACACACCAAGCTTACCTATGGGTTCCGTCTGAAAAAACGGTGTTTGGTGGCGTGTCGGTGTATAGCGGTGTGCATGTATGGATGGCAGATACTGCATCGAAAGAGATTCGTAGCCAGTGGTCACAATCGTTGGAGCGTATGAAAGCACTAGAGCCAGAGGTTGTAATTCCGGGTCACTATTTAGGTGAAATGCCAACAGGGATAAATGCAGTTCACTTCACGCAGGATTATGTGGCTGATATTGAAAAAGCATTGGCGAGCAAAAGTAATCCAACATCGGTCGAGATCAGTGATTATATGAAGAAAGCCTACCCGAAATTTGAGGCTACGGAAGGTGATTTAGAACTTGGCGCGAAAGTGCTGAGTGGCGAGATGGTTTGGCACTAG
- a CDS encoding TauD/TfdA dioxygenase family protein: MLKIEPITPHIGARIHELDLSTCSADELDKVYQALITHQVIFLDGQTLSPEQHLMIAQRFGTLEPVHPFFPRVESAPQVSVIETTRGNAPMESYWHTDLTWRRLPSKASLLHAQHIPSVGGDTIWCSMTAVFESLNEGIKAKLRGLSATHSLVVFEGIKSEDIELDWHKSLIKTAQENPPVVHSVVQVHPETGKETLYINEQFTRHINELDRKESDVLLSQLFEIARRPEFQVRFKWDNGSMAIWDNRVTQHYAVIDYGDTPRKMHRVTVT, from the coding sequence ATGTTGAAAATAGAACCCATTACTCCTCACATCGGAGCTCGCATCCACGAATTAGACCTTTCTACATGCAGTGCTGATGAACTCGATAAGGTGTATCAAGCGCTTATTACCCATCAAGTGATTTTTCTCGACGGGCAGACTTTGTCTCCAGAACAACACTTGATGATTGCACAGCGCTTTGGAACGTTAGAACCTGTACATCCTTTCTTCCCTCGCGTGGAAAGTGCGCCTCAGGTGAGTGTGATTGAAACAACCCGTGGCAATGCGCCAATGGAAAGTTATTGGCATACCGACTTAACGTGGCGCAGGTTGCCGTCGAAAGCTTCCCTGTTGCATGCTCAACACATTCCAAGCGTCGGTGGTGACACGATCTGGTGTTCTATGACGGCGGTTTTTGAATCTCTAAATGAAGGTATAAAAGCTAAGTTGAGAGGGTTGTCGGCGACTCACTCACTGGTGGTCTTTGAAGGTATAAAGTCAGAAGACATTGAGCTTGATTGGCACAAATCCTTGATTAAAACAGCACAGGAGAATCCGCCAGTGGTTCACTCTGTTGTTCAAGTTCATCCTGAAACGGGTAAAGAAACGCTCTATATCAATGAACAGTTTACGCGTCATATCAATGAGCTCGACCGCAAAGAAAGTGATGTTTTACTCAGTCAACTGTTTGAAATTGCGAGACGCCCTGAGTTTCAAGTTCGTTTCAAATGGGACAACGGCTCAATGGCGATCTGGGATAACAGGGTAACGCAACATTACGCAGTGATAGATTACGGCGATACTCCAAGAAAAATGCATCGAGTAACAGTGACATAG
- a CDS encoding ATP-binding response regulator, protein MNAIRKVYQYAEPNLTLVGWMGFVGFPIYYIVWEFLFPQPYENLALRLFCSVLFFGIIFRNRVPFEWRKYLPAYYQVAVTICLPGFFFYMLLMNNWSNVWVMSFMSAIFLHILLVHVTRVMFAQTFAGIGIATLCAWIAQGFYLELTMDWTHVPIFLFIYLFGNLFYFRNQVEHENKVSLAKSFGAGIAHEMRNPLSGLLTSIDVMQSILPNPKSGDQKGQYALSNEEVIQLREVGDEAMEIIHSGNETIDLLLTSIDENRVSRSTFKKHSAQAVVEDAIDSFNYKRSADKSAISLDVQSNFEFLGSDTLLKYVMYNLFKNAFHHRSPEDFHIHVTMFSDEVTNQIMVTDNGSGISSDIIRRIFQDFYTTGQSGNYGLGLPFCQKVMRSFGGEIKCQSEVDQWTQFTMIFPSLTSNSVEEIKSELTKLKAVQMISDQTVLSSKMTEISRFMGFDLEILDVASALQNKEYQFEFDLIFVDMESLDLRANCLDKIESLLSFTEARIIYLYERHPIKRVRNISFEPIWVETQVWLLNTKATIDRLLFDSNYVMPSIAVKPLEATTKRTIMVVDDNESLRRFTAMLLEKQGFDVVQKEDGQQALDALDTDDIDLILMDIEMPIMDGVEASRRIRSADKEYSSVPIIAHTGDSSPVTLEKMESSGMSDFIVKPADKNRLFDKIAHWI, encoded by the coding sequence ATGAACGCGATTCGTAAAGTTTACCAGTACGCAGAACCGAATCTAACCCTCGTGGGTTGGATGGGCTTTGTCGGTTTTCCAATTTACTACATTGTGTGGGAGTTTTTGTTTCCGCAACCCTACGAAAACTTGGCACTCCGCCTGTTTTGCTCGGTATTGTTCTTTGGCATTATATTTCGCAATCGCGTCCCATTTGAATGGCGAAAATACCTTCCGGCTTATTATCAAGTTGCTGTAACTATCTGTTTGCCCGGTTTCTTCTTCTACATGCTGTTAATGAATAATTGGTCCAACGTTTGGGTTATGTCATTCATGTCGGCTATTTTCCTCCATATTTTATTAGTGCACGTGACGAGAGTGATGTTTGCACAAACCTTTGCAGGTATTGGGATTGCTACCTTGTGCGCTTGGATTGCACAAGGCTTCTACCTCGAACTCACAATGGATTGGACGCATGTGCCAATCTTTTTGTTTATCTACTTATTCGGCAACTTGTTCTACTTCCGCAATCAGGTGGAACATGAAAACAAGGTGTCATTGGCAAAGTCTTTTGGTGCAGGTATCGCCCATGAGATGCGAAACCCTCTAAGCGGTTTACTTACCTCTATTGATGTCATGCAGTCCATATTGCCGAACCCTAAAAGTGGCGATCAAAAAGGGCAATATGCGTTAAGCAATGAGGAAGTGATTCAGCTACGTGAAGTGGGCGATGAAGCGATGGAGATCATTCATTCCGGTAACGAAACGATAGATCTGTTACTGACTTCAATTGATGAAAACCGAGTCTCTCGATCTACGTTTAAGAAGCATTCAGCGCAAGCGGTGGTTGAAGATGCGATAGACAGTTTCAATTACAAGCGCTCTGCTGATAAGTCAGCAATCTCCTTGGATGTGCAGAGTAACTTTGAGTTCTTGGGTAGCGACACCTTGTTGAAATACGTCATGTATAATCTGTTCAAGAATGCGTTCCATCATCGTAGCCCTGAAGATTTTCATATTCATGTCACCATGTTCAGTGATGAAGTGACGAACCAGATAATGGTGACGGATAACGGCTCTGGTATTTCGAGCGATATCATTCGTCGTATTTTCCAAGACTTTTACACCACAGGCCAGTCGGGTAATTACGGTTTAGGTTTGCCATTTTGTCAGAAGGTCATGCGCTCGTTTGGTGGTGAGATTAAATGCCAGTCTGAAGTGGATCAATGGACACAGTTCACGATGATTTTCCCATCTTTGACTTCCAATTCGGTAGAGGAAATCAAGAGCGAACTGACTAAACTCAAGGCGGTGCAGATGATCAGTGATCAGACAGTGCTTTCCAGTAAAATGACTGAAATCTCTCGCTTTATGGGTTTTGACCTCGAGATTTTGGATGTGGCGTCAGCGCTACAGAATAAGGAATATCAGTTTGAGTTCGACTTGATTTTCGTTGATATGGAGAGCTTGGATTTAAGAGCCAATTGCCTCGATAAGATTGAATCGTTACTTTCGTTTACTGAGGCGCGAATTATTTACTTGTATGAACGTCATCCTATCAAGCGTGTGCGTAACATCTCTTTCGAGCCTATTTGGGTGGAAACGCAAGTTTGGCTACTGAATACCAAAGCGACCATTGATCGTTTACTGTTTGACTCCAACTATGTGATGCCATCGATTGCTGTAAAACCGCTAGAGGCCACCACTAAACGTACGATCATGGTGGTCGATGACAACGAGTCTCTACGCCGATTTACGGCAATGTTATTGGAAAAACAGGGCTTTGATGTTGTGCAGAAAGAAGACGGCCAACAAGCCTTAGATGCGCTTGATACTGACGATATCGACTTGATCTTAATGGATATTGAAATGCCAATCATGGACGGTGTTGAAGCTTCTCGCCGAATTCGAAGTGCCGACAAAGAATACTCTTCGGTGCCGATTATTGCTCACACGGGTGACAGTTCTCCCGTTACCTTGGAAAAGATGGAATCGTCAGGCATGTCGGACTTTATTGTTAAACCTGCCGATAAAAACCGACTGTTCGATAAAATTGCTCATTGGATTTAG
- the cqsA gene encoding alpha-hydroxyketone-type quorum-sensing autoinducer synthase, which yields MSDKTKNKPLPSFIEERLNFYIQDLITQNQSQKHLVLGKRPQRNSVVMQSNDYLALSHNKQIQQAHQAAICEHDDNVVMSAIFLQDDQSKPAFETELANYVGMESCLLSQSGWAANIGLLQTICPPGTPVYIDFLAHMSLWEGIRAAGALAHPFMHNNMNHLRKQLERHGSGVIVVDSVYSTIGTIAPLRDIYEMAQEFDCAVVVDESHSLGTHGENGAGLVQALGLTNQVDFITVSLAKTFAYRAGAILGPKQLSKTLPFVAYPAIFSSTVLPQEVVRLEKTLEVIKGAEDKREALFNRAKSLTTGLKRIGFNIRSESQIVALECGNERNTERVRDFLEERVVFGAVFCRPATGKNKNIIRFSVNADMTPRDIDHVLTVCHEAYHHPELEFV from the coding sequence ATGAGTGATAAAACAAAAAACAAACCACTACCTTCCTTTATCGAAGAACGCTTGAACTTCTATATTCAAGACCTGATTACCCAGAACCAAAGCCAGAAGCATTTAGTATTGGGTAAACGCCCCCAGCGTAATTCCGTTGTGATGCAGAGCAATGATTACTTAGCGCTGTCACACAACAAACAGATCCAACAAGCCCATCAAGCGGCGATCTGTGAGCACGATGACAACGTGGTGATGTCTGCCATTTTCTTACAAGATGATCAGTCTAAACCTGCGTTCGAAACTGAGCTTGCGAACTATGTTGGAATGGAGAGCTGTTTGCTTTCTCAATCGGGCTGGGCGGCCAATATTGGGCTATTGCAAACCATCTGCCCACCGGGCACACCTGTTTATATTGATTTCCTTGCACACATGTCGCTATGGGAAGGGATTCGCGCTGCCGGCGCCCTCGCCCACCCGTTTATGCATAACAATATGAATCACCTACGCAAACAGTTAGAGCGCCACGGCTCAGGCGTCATTGTTGTCGACTCGGTATACAGCACAATCGGCACCATTGCCCCACTGCGCGACATCTACGAAATGGCGCAAGAGTTTGATTGTGCGGTCGTCGTTGATGAATCCCATTCACTGGGTACACATGGAGAAAATGGTGCAGGCTTAGTGCAAGCATTGGGGCTCACCAACCAAGTCGACTTCATCACCGTTAGCTTGGCAAAAACCTTTGCTTACCGCGCTGGGGCAATCCTTGGCCCTAAACAACTCTCTAAAACCTTGCCGTTTGTGGCGTACCCTGCGATTTTTAGCTCGACAGTGTTACCACAAGAAGTGGTTCGTTTAGAAAAAACGTTAGAGGTGATCAAAGGTGCGGAAGACAAACGAGAAGCCTTATTCAATCGGGCAAAATCGCTGACTACGGGGCTAAAGCGAATTGGCTTTAATATCCGCAGTGAGTCTCAAATTGTAGCGCTAGAGTGCGGCAATGAAAGAAACACGGAGCGTGTGCGTGACTTCTTAGAAGAACGTGTTGTGTTCGGTGCGGTTTTCTGCCGCCCTGCCACTGGCAAGAACAAAAACATCATCCGTTTTTCAGTGAATGCCGACATGACGCCAAGAGACATTGACCATGTGCTCACGGTTTGTCACGAAGCGTACCATCACCCCGAGTTAGAGTTCGTGTAA
- a CDS encoding aminotransferase-like domain-containing protein gives MSIYRKLANQFIDEIETGKRPEGGRMPSLRQLAKQQAISMSTVVSCYQELESQGWIHSRPQAGYFVSPHKPSHSTPEWAQFESKISSVKQTSSTHNSINGPLGVSSTTNDEQSIVELERSFRRTIKRMGSRLNHYPDTQGEPILRQALSTHFAKLDVHFSPEEMVITAGCMSAIKAALESCTKEGDTIAISSPCFNGILELLGKMSRQIIEIPSLDDGVDLQQLEAHLKNKQVDAAIFCTSHMNPQGINMSASQKQKLAELANHYRVPIIEDDVYLELSYSSHTPLPAKYYDKGGFVLWCGSVSKSLSPSYRLGWCLPGRFINEYKAQFSAASYGVALPTQLAVADFIGSGQYAKHVRRRCSQILSLRQQYLSYLSQHLPQDVKISNPQGGMVLWLQIPSLNQSAFAQGITEKNIDIRLGHLFSTLDLYSNCLRINIGYSLEGEAKQQLDALIELIHIHS, from the coding sequence ATGAGTATCTACAGAAAGCTAGCCAATCAGTTTATCGATGAGATAGAAACAGGCAAAAGACCGGAAGGCGGACGCATGCCTTCGCTACGTCAATTGGCCAAGCAACAAGCTATCAGCATGTCGACCGTGGTGAGCTGTTACCAAGAATTGGAATCACAAGGCTGGATACATTCTCGACCGCAAGCAGGGTATTTTGTCTCGCCTCACAAGCCGTCTCACTCAACGCCTGAGTGGGCACAGTTTGAAAGTAAGATATCGAGTGTTAAGCAAACCTCTTCGACCCACAACTCAATCAACGGGCCGTTAGGGGTTTCGAGCACCACCAATGATGAGCAGTCGATCGTAGAATTGGAACGAAGTTTTCGTCGCACTATCAAACGGATGGGAAGTAGGCTCAACCATTACCCAGATACACAAGGTGAGCCGATCTTGCGACAGGCATTATCCACTCACTTTGCCAAGCTCGATGTGCACTTTTCACCTGAAGAGATGGTGATCACCGCTGGATGTATGTCGGCGATTAAAGCTGCACTTGAATCGTGTACCAAAGAAGGCGACACCATTGCGATTAGCTCTCCTTGTTTCAATGGAATTCTGGAGTTACTCGGAAAGATGTCACGCCAGATCATAGAAATCCCATCGCTCGATGATGGTGTCGACTTGCAACAACTGGAAGCGCATTTGAAAAATAAACAAGTCGATGCCGCTATCTTTTGTACCTCTCACATGAACCCTCAAGGGATCAATATGTCGGCAAGTCAAAAACAGAAGCTTGCCGAATTAGCGAATCACTATCGAGTTCCGATCATTGAAGATGATGTGTATCTTGAACTGTCCTACTCCTCACACACACCACTCCCCGCGAAATACTACGACAAAGGCGGTTTTGTCTTATGGTGTGGATCAGTATCGAAAAGTTTGTCACCGAGTTACCGTTTGGGATGGTGCTTGCCGGGCAGGTTTATCAACGAATACAAGGCTCAGTTCTCAGCTGCGAGCTACGGCGTTGCCCTGCCCACTCAGCTTGCGGTTGCTGACTTTATTGGATCTGGCCAATACGCTAAGCACGTGAGGAGAAGATGCTCTCAGATCTTGTCTTTGCGCCAGCAATACCTAAGTTATTTGTCTCAGCACCTTCCTCAAGATGTGAAGATAAGTAACCCACAAGGTGGCATGGTGCTTTGGCTGCAAATCCCAAGCTTGAACCAGTCAGCCTTTGCTCAGGGCATTACCGAGAAGAACATTGATATTAGGCTTGGACACCTGTTCAGCACTCTCGACCTTTACAGCAATTGCTTACGCATCAATATTGGGTATTCGTTAGAGGGTGAAGCCAAGCAGCAATTGGATGCCTTAATCGAGCTTATCCATATTCACAGCTAA
- a CDS encoding EamA family transporter: MKRNDLLLAVFVMAIWGFNFSMIKMGVTNVHPLLATAARFSLAVIPVIFFVARPNVAWRYLVSYGFVFGVGIWGMASWSITAGLSSGLSSVLLSTNVLIGMAVGVWVFKESASVRKLLGAMLAMCALAVLVSAATGNVTVNGVILIMIAACSWTLMGVIVKASKTKQAFAFNVWGMLFAPVPLVLFAVMLHGDQIIWQGIEQWDWNTTIAVLFQAYPTTLFGYWVWNKLLIQYPLSTTAPLTLLVPIFALISGYFMYDEVLSVAQVVASILFLVGIGLIVKPANVTNTKATQTLAEQK; the protein is encoded by the coding sequence ATGAAAAGAAATGATTTGTTGTTAGCGGTATTCGTCATGGCGATTTGGGGATTCAACTTCTCGATGATCAAAATGGGTGTGACTAATGTTCATCCGTTGTTAGCAACCGCCGCGCGTTTCTCGCTAGCGGTGATTCCGGTGATATTTTTTGTAGCGAGACCTAATGTCGCTTGGCGCTACTTAGTCAGTTATGGCTTTGTGTTCGGTGTGGGTATCTGGGGTATGGCTTCATGGTCGATCACAGCTGGTTTATCGTCTGGGCTTTCATCGGTCTTGCTTTCAACCAACGTATTAATCGGCATGGCGGTTGGCGTGTGGGTGTTCAAGGAGAGTGCTTCCGTTCGTAAATTATTGGGTGCGATGCTAGCCATGTGTGCGTTGGCGGTATTGGTATCTGCAGCAACGGGCAATGTCACCGTTAATGGCGTGATCTTGATTATGATTGCGGCGTGCAGTTGGACCTTGATGGGCGTGATTGTTAAGGCGTCTAAAACTAAACAGGCTTTTGCATTCAATGTGTGGGGAATGCTGTTTGCGCCAGTGCCGTTGGTGTTGTTTGCTGTGATGTTACATGGTGACCAAATTATCTGGCAGGGCATCGAACAATGGGATTGGAACACGACGATTGCGGTGCTGTTTCAGGCTTACCCAACCACGCTATTTGGTTATTGGGTATGGAATAAGCTGCTAATCCAATACCCTTTAAGCACGACCGCGCCGTTAACCTTGTTAGTGCCTATCTTCGCATTGATTAGCGGTTACTTTATGTATGATGAGGTGCTGTCTGTGGCTCAGGTTGTTGCATCAATACTGTTTCTTGTCGGGATTGGTTTGATTGTGAAACCTGCGAATGTAACGAATACCAAAGCGACACAAACACTTGCTGAACAAAAATGA
- the ihfA gene encoding integration host factor subunit alpha, with protein sequence MALTKADLAENLFETLGYSKRDAKETVEVFFEEVRKALENGEQVKLSGFGNFDLREKNERPGRNPKTGEDIPISARRVVTFRPGQKLKARVENIKIEK encoded by the coding sequence ATGGCACTCACGAAGGCCGATTTGGCTGAGAACCTGTTTGAGACACTCGGATACAGCAAGCGGGATGCCAAGGAAACGGTGGAAGTGTTTTTCGAAGAAGTTCGTAAAGCGCTCGAAAATGGCGAACAGGTAAAACTGTCTGGTTTTGGTAATTTTGATCTTCGCGAGAAAAACGAGCGACCTGGTCGTAACCCGAAAACTGGTGAAGACATTCCAATTTCTGCTCGACGTGTTGTTACTTTTAGACCGGGACAAAAACTAAAGGCCCGTGTCGAAAATATTAAAATCGAGAAGTAG